Proteins from a single region of Streptomyces sp. Tu 3180:
- a CDS encoding M23 family metallopeptidase: MSPRVTSRFSRPTTLRTRATVLAAGLGASAVLGAGVAAAVESTAASSAAGAATAAHAVQAQAAAQAKVAKAQAAEAAQAAEAEKAARAAQAAQAAQAVKAAQAEKAVQAAAQKQASWVDPVKSYKLSASFAQNGGMWASKHSGQDYAVPTGTPVFATHGGTVVKAGPNGAGDGPAYGNAVVIKHGNGTYSQYAHLSRVDVRIGQVVKTDQKIALSGNTGNSSGPHLHFEIRTTPNYGSAIDPIQFLRSKGVQV; this comes from the coding sequence ATGTCTCCGCGCGTCACGTCCCGTTTCTCCCGTCCGACCACTCTCCGCACCCGTGCGACCGTGCTGGCCGCCGGTCTGGGCGCTTCGGCCGTACTGGGAGCCGGGGTCGCGGCCGCCGTCGAGTCCACGGCGGCCTCCAGCGCCGCCGGCGCCGCCACCGCCGCGCACGCCGTCCAGGCGCAGGCCGCCGCCCAGGCCAAGGTCGCGAAGGCCCAGGCCGCCGAGGCCGCGCAGGCCGCCGAGGCGGAGAAGGCGGCCCGGGCCGCACAGGCCGCACAGGCCGCGCAGGCCGTCAAGGCCGCGCAGGCCGAGAAGGCGGTGCAGGCGGCCGCGCAGAAGCAGGCGTCCTGGGTCGACCCGGTGAAGAGCTACAAGCTCTCCGCGAGCTTCGCCCAGAACGGCGGCATGTGGGCCTCCAAGCACAGCGGCCAGGACTACGCCGTGCCGACCGGCACCCCGGTCTTCGCCACCCACGGCGGCACCGTCGTCAAGGCCGGCCCCAACGGCGCCGGCGACGGCCCCGCCTACGGCAACGCCGTCGTCATCAAGCACGGCAACGGCACGTACTCCCAGTACGCCCACCTGTCGCGGGTCGACGTCAGGATCGGCCAGGTCGTCAAGACCGACCAGAAGATCGCCCTGTCCGGCAACACCGGCAACTCCAGCGGTCCGCACCTGCACTTCGAGATCCGCACCACCCCGAACTACGGCTCGGCGATCGACCCGATCCAGTTCCTGCGCTCCAAGGGCGTGCAGGTCTGA